The Acropora muricata isolate sample 2 chromosome 7, ASM3666990v1, whole genome shotgun sequence genomic interval aaatttGTCAACCAGATTGATTTACCCCCCTTTTACCAGCAGATATTGTGGTACTTTCTAGAACTTAAAACTTTGTATGAAAGTGATATTGGACAAGAAATGATTCTGTTCAAcaataaagaaattcttgtgGGGTATAGGCCCTTCTTTCTGAAGGACTGATTCGATTCAGGAATTGTTTTTATTCAAGATATTCTCAGAGGAAATGGAAAATTTCTTTCCCTTCAAGAATTCCAACAAAGatacaaaataaaatgtaactTTCTAAGTTACTACCAAGTCGTATCTGCAATTCCGAAACACCTACTAGAAAGAGCAAAACAAACTCAATTAAACAAGACACTTTTTCTTGATAGTGAGAATTTCCAATTGTCTCCTTCATTATCGATCAACCTTACGAAGATGAAAAACAAGGACTATTACTGGCTTTTTGTAAAGAAAAGTACCCCATTAGTAACTACACTAAGTAAATGGGAACGAGACCTCTCATCAAATGCTATTCTTtggaaaaactattttaagcAAATCAAATTTATGTGCAAAGAGAACAAACTCAAAGAATTTTAGTTTAAACTCGTTTACAGGATACTTGTCTCCAAGAAAGAACTTCACCTCTTTGGAGTATCAAATAATTCAAATTTGCAGTTACTGCGGCCAGCCAGATTCAATAAGTCATACTTTCATCGGGTGCCGCCATTTCAAAACATTCTTTCAAAATGTCTTACAACATTTTGATGAAGAAAACGCCACCTCTTTTACTCTAAGTGATGAAGAACTTCTCTTTGGCAAATCTCTTAATAATATTGATCAATTGCAACGATCCCCTCTATTAAAGAAGTTAAATTATTGTATGCTATTGGCAAAGTATTAACTTTATAATCAGAAGCTTAAACAAATAGACTTAATCTTCATTGCCTGCGACGATTATCAAAAAGAAGCACTAGCGTTTCAGCGACAGCAGACGGCCTTGCAGGTCCAGCAAAATCGGATCGTCGAACTATTAGCCGTGAACCAGAACAAAAGCAGACTCCCTCAACCCCGTGTACCTATGTTTGATGGGAACCCTGTAGAATACCGTAGCTTTATTCAAGCGTTCGAAAATCTGATTGAGTCACGTACGCAAAGTAGTACCGAAAGACTCTACTATCTGGAGCAATACACTAGTGGGGATGTCAAAGAGCTGGTACGGTCCTGTCATCATCTGCCGCCTGAGGAAGGATATATCGAAGCACGTAGGCTTCTCCTGCGTAAATTTGGAGACAAGTACCGGATTGCCTCTGCATATGAATCGAAGGCGTTGGCATGGCCTCAAATTAAGCCAGAAGACGGCTCTGCTCTTAGCAAGTTTGCTATCTTTCTTTCCAGTTGTAAGAACGCTTTGGGCAGCAGTTTGCACGCATCAAAGTTTGACCAGCCAGGAAACCTTCAGaaactggttttcaaattacCGTTTTCTATGAGAGAGAGATGGCGTCGCAGCGCCAACGATATTATGGAGCTTCAGTCAAGACCTGTAAAGTTTAGCAACCTTGTTGCTTTCGTTGACCGTGAAGCTAGAATTGCCACCAACCCAGTCTTTGGAAACATCTCGAACTTTGTTCAATCAGGTTCAGGTTCAGCACGAAGACCGTCGCAATCGCGCGCTGGTCCCTCCTCTTCCAAGGTGAATACATCGACTTTTGTCACCCAAGTACAGAGCAATCGACGCGCAAATCCAGAACTGAATTCCGATGCTGATCCCGTAGTACTTGGTTCTCAATCCAAAACGTGTCCATTCTGTCAAAAGAGCCATGCCCTTGAAGACTTCCTTAGATGGAAGCCATACCAAGAGCGAATCAAGTTTTTATCTTCAATGAGGCTGTGCTTTGGCTGTTTATCTGATAATCATGCGGCAAGGCTCTGCCCTCAGCGTAAAGTTTGCAATTGCTCTCGGAAGCATCCTACAGTCCTTCATACTTCAAGGGTTCGTGAAAAATCTTTGGTGGACATTGGTGTCGGAACCGAGAGCATTGCTGATACTCAAGTTTCTAATGCCATGGCCAGCACAGTCCAGCATGCTAATACTCTTAATGGAGACACTTGTGTCAGGACAGCGATGGCCGTCGTACTCGTAAAGGTCCACTCGAGGAAAACCAATCGATCAATTGTCACTCTGGCTTTTCTAGACAGTGGCAGCACTGCTACCTTCTGTACTGAATCTCTAATGAAGAAATTAGATGAGCGAGGGCCTAAAGTAAAGATATCTCTGTCCACCTTTGAAAAGAAGAACAGCTTGGTTGACAGTTATCTCCTCCGCGACATAACAGTCTCGGATCTGGATGAAAATGACTTCATTAATCTTTCCACGCTCTATACCAGGCCGGAAATTCCAGTTAACGGGGAAGATATTCCAACCCAGGGAGACGTTGATCGCTGGCCTCATTTAAATGGCGTTTTTATTCCCCACGTCGATACAGAGATCGGACTTCTCGTCGCCAGCGACGTTCCAGAGGCGGTCGATCCGATCGAAGTGAAGCATAGCCAAACCGGTGGTCCTTATGCCGCAAGGACACGCATCAGTTGGGCGATAAATGGCCCGTTAGGACGTCGTTGTAACCGCTCCCAGTCTAAGTCCGCAAGCTTCCTTGTCAGAGTAGACCCTCAGCGCATGGTAGAGGACTTTTGCAATCGCGACTTTACTGATTGTTTTTGTTGATGATACCACTGAGATGTCGCAGGATGAACTGCGCTTCATGCAGAATGCCAAAAAGATACAGTTGAATGATGGACATTATCAAATCCCACTACCGTTTAAAGATCACGTGGTCTCAGTCCCTAACAATAAACAGCAAGCCCTGTCACGAATCACCTGGTTGAAGAAGAGATTGGAGAACGATCCTAAGTTGCATGACGATTACAGTGCGTTCATGAAAGAATTGGTGGACAAGGGCTATGCGCGTAAAGTGCCTCTTGATCAGAAGAATGACAAAAGCCTCGACGCATGGTAAATTACCATCCA includes:
- the LOC136921764 gene encoding uncharacterized protein, producing the protein MFDGNPVEYRSFIQAFENLIESRTQSSTERLYYLEQYTSGDVKELVRSCHHLPPEEGYIEARRLLLRKFGDKYRIASAYESKALAWPQIKPEDGSALSKFAIFLSSCKNALGSSLHASKFDQPGNLQKLVFKLPFSMRERWRRSANDIMELQSRPVKFSNLVAFVDREARIATNPVFGNISNFVQSGSGSARRPSQSRAGPSSSKVNTSTFVTQVQSNRRANPELNSDADPVVLGSQSKTCPFCQKSHALEDFLRWKPYQERIKFLSSMRLCFGCLSDNHAARLCPQRKVCNCSRKHPTVLHTSRVREKSLVDIGVGTESIADTQVSNAMASTVQHANTLNGDTCVRTAMAVVLVKVHSRKTNRSIVTLAFLDSGSTATFCTESLMKKLDERGPKVKISLSTFEKKNSLVDSYLLRDITVSDLDENDFINLSTLYTRPEIPVNGEDIPTQGDVDRWPHLNGVFIPHVDTEIGLLVASDVPEAVDPIEVKHSQTGGPYAARTRISWAINGPLGRRCNRSQSKSASFLVRVDPQRMVEDFCNRDFTDCFC